One genomic region from Haloarcula taiwanensis encodes:
- a CDS encoding cobalamin biosynthesis protein CobY has protein sequence MCGGRGTRLATDAEKPLFRVGGVPMVDRVVGALRDSAVDRIVAAPSPNAPNTRSHLDVPCIETPGEGYVADLDAALADDRLSRPVLTVAADLPLLNGEVVDRVLDSHEGGSLTVLVPASLKRGLGVSDDTTFEDGGRVVAPTGVNVVGDGPDDAWLTRDRRVAVNVNTIADARVAEQWL, from the coding sequence ATGTGTGGCGGGCGCGGGACGCGGCTGGCCACCGACGCCGAGAAGCCGCTCTTCCGCGTCGGCGGCGTCCCGATGGTCGACCGGGTCGTCGGCGCGCTCCGGGACAGCGCCGTCGACCGTATCGTCGCCGCGCCGTCGCCGAACGCGCCGAACACGCGGTCCCATCTGGACGTGCCCTGCATCGAGACGCCGGGCGAAGGGTACGTCGCGGACCTCGACGCGGCGCTGGCCGACGACCGGCTCTCGCGGCCGGTCCTGACCGTCGCCGCCGACCTGCCGCTGCTCAACGGCGAGGTCGTTGACCGCGTGCTCGACTCACACGAGGGGGGCTCGCTGACGGTCCTGGTCCCGGCCTCACTGAAACGCGGACTCGGCGTGAGCGACGACACGACGTTCGAAGACGGCGGCCGAGTAGTCGCGCCGACGGGCGTCAACGTCGTCGGCGACGGCCCCGACGACGCCTGGCTCACGCGGGACCGGCGCGTCGCGGTCAACGTCAACACGATCGCCGATGCCCGCGTCGCGGAACAGTGGCTGTGA
- a CDS encoding adenosylcobinamide-GDP ribazoletransferase: protein MVLTAVRGALGFLSRLPVGHSERAWEAFVGTPAAFPLAGYVVGGLVAVPFLAAGLLPAPVVAAAYLGSVVLVTGVNHADGLADLGDAAVVHGDPAERRDVMRDTTVGVGAVLALGTVLVALALAALAVAGLPPLVAVALVLAAEVGAKLSMATLACVGRPSHEGFGSTVIDGNGSRHLVGSLAVAVPAAVVAAPATAVTVLAGPLLALGLSGWADRRLGGVGGDAFGATNELTRAVALHAGVAVWSLFGTPLGGWEVFAWTLS from the coding sequence GTGGTTCTGACCGCGGTCCGGGGGGCGCTGGGGTTCCTCTCGCGGCTCCCGGTCGGGCACAGCGAGCGGGCCTGGGAGGCCTTCGTTGGGACGCCGGCAGCGTTCCCGCTGGCCGGCTACGTCGTCGGCGGCCTCGTCGCCGTTCCCTTCCTCGCTGCGGGTCTGCTTCCGGCCCCGGTCGTCGCCGCGGCGTACCTCGGGAGCGTCGTCCTCGTCACCGGCGTCAACCACGCCGACGGGCTCGCGGACCTGGGGGACGCCGCCGTCGTCCACGGCGACCCCGCCGAGCGCCGCGACGTGATGCGGGACACGACCGTCGGCGTCGGGGCCGTCCTCGCGCTGGGGACGGTCCTCGTCGCGCTGGCGCTGGCCGCGCTGGCAGTCGCCGGGCTCCCGCCGCTGGTCGCCGTCGCGCTGGTCCTCGCCGCCGAAGTGGGGGCGAAGCTCTCGATGGCGACGCTGGCCTGCGTCGGCCGCCCGAGCCACGAGGGGTTCGGGTCGACGGTCATCGACGGGAACGGCTCACGCCACCTCGTCGGCTCACTCGCCGTCGCGGTGCCGGCCGCCGTCGTCGCCGCTCCGGCGACCGCGGTCACGGTCCTCGCCGGCCCGCTGCTGGCGCTTGGCCTCTCGGGGTGGGCCGACCGCCGGCTGGGCGGCGTCGGCGGCGACGCCTTCGGCGCGACTAACGAACTCACGCGCGCCGTGGCGCTCCACGCTGGCGTCGCCGTGTGGTCGCTGTTCGGAACGCCGCTCGGCGGCTGGGAGGTGTTCGCGTGGACGCTCTCGTGA